A single Cottoperca gobio chromosome 7, fCotGob3.1, whole genome shotgun sequence DNA region contains:
- the LOC115011098 gene encoding protein lifeguard 2-like — protein MTQGKLLLASKAANGSGEALVAPAPPSYEEATASTSAPCYNDVEMLTEFTWDDLNVRRIFIRKVYTILMIQLLVTLAIVSLFTFCDPVKDYIQSNPGWYWASYAVFFVTYLTLSCCSAPRRQFPWNLILLGIFTLSLSYMTGMLSSFYNTKSVVMCLGITAAVCLLVTVFSFQTKFDVTSYQGVLFVFCMVMFVSGLVLTLVLPFQYVPWLDATYAALGAILFTMFLAFDTQLLMGNKRYTLSPEEYVFATLNIYLDIIYIFSFFLQIFGTKQE, from the exons CTGTTACTTGCAAGCAAAGCCGCCAATGGCAGTGGAGAAGCTTTAGTCGCACCAGCTCCTCCCAGCTATGAAGAAGCCACTGCAA GCACCAGTGCTCCTTGCTACAATGATGTTGAGATGCTCACAGAGTTCACCTGGGATGATCTCAACGTCAGGAGGATCTTCATCCGTAAG GTGTACACCATCTTGATGATCCAGCTTTTGGTCACTCTCGCTATTGTGTCCCTTTTCACATTCTG TGATCCCGTGAAGGACTACATTCAAAGCAACCCTGGCTGGTACTGGGCCTCTTA CGCTGTGTTCTTTGTCACATATCTGACCCTGTCTTGCTGCTCTGCACCAAG GAGACAGTTTCCATGGAATCTGATTCTGCTTGGCATCTTT accctctccctctcctacaTGACAGGGATGTTGTCCAG CTTCTACAACACCAAGTCGGTGGTGATGTGTCTGGGCATCACAGCAGCAGTCTGTCTCCTGGTCACAGTCTTCAGCTTCCAAACTAAG TTCGACGTGACATCATACCAAGGCGTGCTCTTTGTCTTCTGCATGGTGATGTTTGTCTCCGGACTGGTGCTGACACTCGTCCTTCCCTTTCAATAT GTACCCTGGTTGGATGCAACCTACGCTGCCTTGGGAGCCATATTGTTTACCATG TTTTTGGCATTTGACACCCAGCTCCTCATGGGGAACAAGCGCTACACTCTTAGTCCAGAAGAGTACGTCTTCGCCACTCTCAACATCTACCTAGATATCATCtacatcttctccttcttcctccaaATCTTTGGAACGAAACAAGAGTAA